The following are from one region of the Agelaius phoeniceus isolate bAgePho1 chromosome 20, bAgePho1.hap1, whole genome shotgun sequence genome:
- the SERPINF2 gene encoding alpha-2-antiplasmin isoform X2 gives MGFLWGLLCLAALHSLPRLAHGIEQQRLFLDKDGKLRDVKSAGIAQSDLLGAIPALPEGKMVEFSYDSFQESDGPMSEFPSTLPDTRDEWNSDEAVAGAGGCRGKKSPEENASAEEAGDKSCEMTWKKSQKLADGLMRFSIDLLREVELESNRTNVILSPLSIALALSHLALGAANQTEKHLLEVMHLESVPCLHQMLGALRRRLTESTLSLGSRLYLQKGFWKNKFNASFTGPDVFHLDNEFVVPVEMMKAHQYPLSWFTLESQDIQVAKFPFKSNVSFVVIVPNHSARDTSHVLENFPYKQLCRLFPREVPTTVKIPKIKLDYKLELNQVLSQMGLQELFMSPNLQKITEEPLFVSSVQHQATLELKEDGVEASAATSVVLSRSVSAFSLDRPFIFIIFEDETGIPLFIGSVQNPNPDAAPQIREPQDSGEATDANKNRVPK, from the exons ATGGGGTTCCtctgggggctgctctgcctggctgctctgcacagcctcCCAAGG ctGGCCCATGGCATTGAGCAGCAGCGTCTCTTCCTGGACAAGGATGGGAAGCTGAGG GACGTGAAAAGCGCTGGAATTGCACAGTCGGATTTGCTGGgagccatcccagccctgccagagggAAAGATGGTAGAATTTAGTTATGACAGCTTCCAGGAGAGTGATGGACCCATGTCAGAATTCCCCAGCACCCTGCCAGACACGAGGGATGAGTGGAACTCAGATGAAgccgtggctggggctgggggctgtcgTGGGAAGAAATCACCCGAGGAAAATGCCTCAGCTGAAGAGGCTGGAGATAAAAGCTGTGAGATGACTTGGAAGAAGAGCCAGAAGCTGGCAGATGGCTTGATGAGATTCAGCATTGATCTCCTGAGAGAGGTGGAGCTGGAGTCCAACAGAACCAACGTGATCCTGTCCCCCCTGAGCATCGCCCTCGCCTTGTCCCACCTGGCACTGG GAGCAGCAAATCAGACAGAGAAGCATTTGCTGGAGGTGATGCACCTGGAGTCAGTGCCCTGCCTCCACCAGATGCTGGGCGCCCTTCGCAGGAGGCTCACAGAATCCACCCTCAGCCTGGGGTCACGTCTGTACCTGCAGAAAG gGTTTTGGAAGAATAAATTTAATGCAAGCTTCACTGGGCCAGATGTGTTCCACCTTGACAATGAGTTTGTGGTCCCAGTTGAGATGATGAAAGCCCACCAGTACCCCCTGAGCTGGTTTACTCTGGAGTCCCAGGATATTCAG GTGGCCAAATTTCCCTTTAAGAGCAACGTCAGTTTTGTGGTCATCGTACCAAACCACAGCGCCCGGGACACCTCTCACGTGCTGGAGAACTTCCCTTACAAACAACTGTGCAGGCTTTTCCCCAGAGAGGTGCCCACCACGGTGAAGATCCCCAAAATAAAGTTGGACTACAAGCTGGAACTCAACCAGGTTCTCAGCCAAATGG GCCTCCAGGAGCTGTTCATGAGCCCAAATCTCCAGAAGATCACAGAGGAGCCTCTCTTTGTGTCCAGTGTCCAGCACCAGGCCACCCTGGAGCTCAAAGAAGATGGGGTGGAAGCCTCTGCTGCCACCAGTGTCGTGCTGTCACGCTCAGTCTCTGCCTTCAGCCTTGACAGGCCCTTTATCTTCATCATCTTTGAGGATGAAACAGGAATCCCACTTTTTATTGGCAGTGTCCAGAACCCCAACCCAGATGCTGCTCCCCAGATCCGAGAGCCACAGGATTCGGGTGAAGCCACGGATGCCAACAAGAACCGCGTGCCCAAATaa
- the SERPINF2 gene encoding alpha-2-antiplasmin isoform X1, whose amino-acid sequence MGFLWGLLCLAALHSLPRLAHGIEQQRLFLDKDGKLRDVKSAGIAQSDLLGAIPALPEGKMVEFSYDSFQESDGPMSEFPSTLPDTRDEWNSDEAVAGAGGCRGKKSPEENASAEEAGDKSCEMTWKKSQKLADGLMRFSIDLLREVELESNRTNVILSPLSIALALSHLALGAANQTEKHLLEVMHLESVPCLHQMLGALRRRLTESTLSLGSRLYLQKGFEVKQKFLEDSEKFYGAKPKTLSGINQDDLMAINSWVKDVTHGKIPSFLQQLPQNTVMLLLNAIYFHGFWKNKFNASFTGPDVFHLDNEFVVPVEMMKAHQYPLSWFTLESQDIQVAKFPFKSNVSFVVIVPNHSARDTSHVLENFPYKQLCRLFPREVPTTVKIPKIKLDYKLELNQVLSQMGLQELFMSPNLQKITEEPLFVSSVQHQATLELKEDGVEASAATSVVLSRSVSAFSLDRPFIFIIFEDETGIPLFIGSVQNPNPDAAPQIREPQDSGEATDANKNRVPK is encoded by the exons ATGGGGTTCCtctgggggctgctctgcctggctgctctgcacagcctcCCAAGG ctGGCCCATGGCATTGAGCAGCAGCGTCTCTTCCTGGACAAGGATGGGAAGCTGAGG GACGTGAAAAGCGCTGGAATTGCACAGTCGGATTTGCTGGgagccatcccagccctgccagagggAAAGATGGTAGAATTTAGTTATGACAGCTTCCAGGAGAGTGATGGACCCATGTCAGAATTCCCCAGCACCCTGCCAGACACGAGGGATGAGTGGAACTCAGATGAAgccgtggctggggctgggggctgtcgTGGGAAGAAATCACCCGAGGAAAATGCCTCAGCTGAAGAGGCTGGAGATAAAAGCTGTGAGATGACTTGGAAGAAGAGCCAGAAGCTGGCAGATGGCTTGATGAGATTCAGCATTGATCTCCTGAGAGAGGTGGAGCTGGAGTCCAACAGAACCAACGTGATCCTGTCCCCCCTGAGCATCGCCCTCGCCTTGTCCCACCTGGCACTGG GAGCAGCAAATCAGACAGAGAAGCATTTGCTGGAGGTGATGCACCTGGAGTCAGTGCCCTGCCTCCACCAGATGCTGGGCGCCCTTCGCAGGAGGCTCACAGAATCCACCCTCAGCCTGGGGTCACGTCTGTACCTGCAGAAAG GGTTTGAGGTCAAACAGAAGTTCCTGGAGGATTCAGAGAAATTCTACGGAGCAAAGCCCAAGACCCTTTCTGGGATCAATCAGGACGACCTCATGGCCATAAACAGCTGGGTAAAGGATGTAACTCATGGAAAaattccctccttcctccagcaACTCCCTCAGAACACAGTGATGCTCCTGCTCAACGCCATCTATTTCCACG gGTTTTGGAAGAATAAATTTAATGCAAGCTTCACTGGGCCAGATGTGTTCCACCTTGACAATGAGTTTGTGGTCCCAGTTGAGATGATGAAAGCCCACCAGTACCCCCTGAGCTGGTTTACTCTGGAGTCCCAGGATATTCAG GTGGCCAAATTTCCCTTTAAGAGCAACGTCAGTTTTGTGGTCATCGTACCAAACCACAGCGCCCGGGACACCTCTCACGTGCTGGAGAACTTCCCTTACAAACAACTGTGCAGGCTTTTCCCCAGAGAGGTGCCCACCACGGTGAAGATCCCCAAAATAAAGTTGGACTACAAGCTGGAACTCAACCAGGTTCTCAGCCAAATGG GCCTCCAGGAGCTGTTCATGAGCCCAAATCTCCAGAAGATCACAGAGGAGCCTCTCTTTGTGTCCAGTGTCCAGCACCAGGCCACCCTGGAGCTCAAAGAAGATGGGGTGGAAGCCTCTGCTGCCACCAGTGTCGTGCTGTCACGCTCAGTCTCTGCCTTCAGCCTTGACAGGCCCTTTATCTTCATCATCTTTGAGGATGAAACAGGAATCCCACTTTTTATTGGCAGTGTCCAGAACCCCAACCCAGATGCTGCTCCCCAGATCCGAGAGCCACAGGATTCGGGTGAAGCCACGGATGCCAACAAGAACCGCGTGCCCAAATaa